Proteins encoded by one window of Acinonyx jubatus isolate Ajub_Pintada_27869175 chromosome X, VMU_Ajub_asm_v1.0, whole genome shotgun sequence:
- the LOC106971058 gene encoding holocytochrome c-type synthase, which translates to MGLSASTPAVAVQTSNASDHQTASPPSGCPMHEGKMKGCPVSAEPPEPTCENKTSSVPTHQDRAYEYVECPVTGAVAGSKEDLDPSNLMPPPNQMPAPDQPFALSTVREESSIPRADSDKKWVYPSEQMFWNAMLRKGWKWRDDDISQRDMYNIIKIHNQNNEQAWKEILKWEALHAAECPCGPSLIRFGGKAKEYSPRARIRSWMGYELPFDRHDWIINRCGTEVRYVIDYYDGGEVNQDYQFTILDVRPALDSFSAVWDRMKVAWWRWTS; encoded by the exons ATGGGTTTGTCTGCGTCTACCCCTGCTGTTGCAGTTCAGACCTCAAATGCTTCTGATCATCAGACAGCATCCCCGCCTTCAGGATGCCCCATGCATGAAGGGAAAATGAAAG GCTGTCCAGTGAGTGCGGAGCCACCTGAGCCAACTTGTGAGAACAAAACGAGCTCTGTGCCCACCCACCAGGACCGTGCATATGAGTACGTGGAGTGCCCTGTCACCGGCGCCGTGGCCGGCAGTAAGGAGGACCTGGACCCTTCTAACCTG ATGCCGCCACCCAACCAGATGCCGGCCCCGGATCAGCCATTTGCGCTGTCTACGGTGAGGGAGGAGTCATCCATTCCGAGAGCAGATTCAGACAAAAAGTGGGTTTATCCTTCTGAACAGATGTTCTGGAACGCGATGTTACGCAAAGG GTGGAAGTGGAGGGATGACGATATTAGTCAGAGAGATATGTACAATATCATCAAAATTCACAATCAGAATAACGAGCAAGCCTGGAAGGAGATTTTGAAGTGGGAAGCCCTTCATGCTGC GGAGTGTCCTTGTGGTCCATCGTTGATCCGGTTCGGAGGTAAAGCGAAAGAGTACTCACCAAGGGCGAGAATCCGTTCCTGGATGGG gTACGAGTTGCCTTTTGACAGGCACGACTGGATCATCAACCGCTGTGGGACAGAAGTCAGGTATGTCATCGACTACTACGACGGCGGCGAAGTTAACCAGGACTACCAGTTCACCATCCTGGACGTCCGGCCCGCTTTGGATTCTTTTTCGGCGGTGTGGGACAGGATGAAGGTCGCGTGGTGGCGCTGGACCTCGTAA